From the genome of Phytohabitans rumicis, one region includes:
- the prfA gene encoding peptide chain release factor 1 gives MSTDRLTTLLDEYAELEKRLADPAIHADQNTARRVGRRFAALAPLYKAAGELEVARADLEAARELAAEDASFAAEAEAIAARLPGLEERLAELLIPRDPHDAKDVILEIKAGEGGEESALFAGDLLRMYVRYAERHGWVTEVIDAQDSDLGGVKDVSLAVKTKGVPEGGNGVWSRLKWEGGVHRVQRVPVTESQGRIHTSAAGVLVLPEAEDVDVSIDPNDLRIDVFRSSGPGGQSVNTTDSAVRITHLPTGIVVSCQNEKSQLQNREQAMRILRARLLAAAQEQADAAASDARRSQVRTVDRSERIRTYNFPQNRITDHRIGYTAYNLDLVLAGDVDGVLDALAEADRQARLAGETTLSR, from the coding sequence ATGAGCACCGACCGCCTGACGACGCTGCTGGACGAGTACGCGGAGCTGGAGAAGCGACTCGCCGATCCGGCGATCCACGCCGACCAGAACACCGCGCGCCGGGTCGGGCGGCGGTTCGCCGCGCTGGCGCCGCTGTACAAGGCGGCCGGCGAGCTGGAGGTGGCTCGCGCGGACCTTGAGGCGGCCCGGGAGCTGGCTGCGGAGGACGCCTCGTTCGCCGCCGAGGCCGAGGCGATCGCGGCCAGGCTGCCCGGCCTGGAGGAGCGGCTGGCGGAGCTGCTCATCCCGCGCGACCCGCACGACGCCAAGGACGTGATCCTCGAGATCAAGGCGGGCGAGGGCGGCGAGGAGTCCGCGCTCTTCGCGGGCGACCTGCTGCGCATGTACGTCCGCTACGCCGAGCGGCACGGCTGGGTCACCGAGGTGATCGACGCCCAGGACTCGGATCTCGGCGGTGTGAAGGACGTCTCGCTGGCGGTCAAGACGAAGGGCGTACCCGAGGGCGGCAACGGCGTCTGGTCGCGGCTGAAGTGGGAGGGCGGCGTGCACCGGGTGCAGCGCGTGCCCGTCACCGAGTCGCAGGGGCGCATCCACACCAGCGCCGCCGGCGTGCTGGTCCTGCCCGAGGCCGAGGACGTCGACGTCTCGATCGACCCGAACGACCTGCGCATCGACGTGTTTCGCTCGTCCGGGCCCGGCGGCCAGTCCGTCAACACCACCGACTCGGCCGTACGGATCACCCACCTGCCCACCGGCATCGTGGTGTCCTGCCAGAACGAGAAGAGCCAACTGCAGAACCGGGAGCAGGCGATGCGGATCCTGCGCGCCCGGCTGCTCGCGGCCGCCCAGGAGCAGGCCGACGCGGCCGCCTCGGACGCCCGGCGGTCCCAGGTGCGCACCGTCGACCGCTCGGAGCGGATCCGGACGTACAACTTCCCGCAGAACCGGATCACCGACCACCGGATCGGCTACACGGCGTACAACTTGGATCTGGTCCTGGCCGGCGATGTCGACGGCGTCCTGGACGCCCTGGCCGAGGCGGACCGCCAGGCCCGCCTGGCCGGCGAAACCACGCTGTCCCGCTAA
- a CDS encoding phosphatase domain-containing protein, with amino-acid sequence MPRLIITRGLPASGKTTFARKLQPGVVRVNRDDLRRMLHGDRLYTQWAEGQVTAVQRAQVETLLRARADVIVDDTNLRTKTVREWAEMAARLGATFEVHDFTDVPVDECVRRDADRPENERVGEAAIRRMHDHFLAGRTLPLPVPHVEPAVQGAEYVPPPGAPKIVLVDIDGTVALMGKRSPYDMRRVGQDEPHHAVIAAVRAMHAAGHAIVYCTGRDESARAATKVWLDRHVGVPYEALYMRDLDDTRRDAVVKHDIFEREIRDRYHVVGVFDDRMQVVRMWRELGLTVFQVAEGDF; translated from the coding sequence ATGCCACGACTGATCATCACGCGCGGGCTGCCCGCGTCCGGCAAGACCACGTTCGCCCGCAAGCTGCAACCGGGCGTGGTCCGGGTCAACCGCGACGACCTGCGCCGGATGCTGCACGGCGACCGGCTCTACACCCAGTGGGCGGAGGGGCAGGTGACGGCCGTCCAGCGGGCCCAGGTCGAGACCCTGCTGCGGGCCCGCGCCGACGTGATCGTCGACGACACCAACCTGCGCACCAAGACGGTACGGGAGTGGGCCGAAATGGCCGCCCGCCTCGGCGCGACCTTCGAGGTGCACGACTTCACCGACGTACCTGTGGACGAGTGTGTCCGGCGCGACGCCGACCGCCCGGAGAACGAGCGGGTCGGCGAGGCCGCGATCCGCCGGATGCACGACCACTTCCTGGCCGGGCGCACCCTCCCCCTGCCGGTGCCGCACGTCGAGCCCGCCGTCCAGGGCGCGGAGTACGTCCCGCCGCCCGGCGCCCCCAAGATCGTCCTGGTGGACATCGACGGCACCGTGGCGCTGATGGGCAAGCGCAGCCCGTACGACATGCGCCGGGTCGGCCAGGACGAGCCGCACCACGCGGTGATCGCCGCGGTGCGGGCGATGCACGCCGCCGGCCACGCCATCGTGTACTGCACCGGGCGCGACGAGTCGGCGCGGGCGGCTACCAAGGTGTGGCTCGACCGCCACGTCGGAGTGCCGTACGAGGCGCTCTACATGCGCGACCTCGACGACACCCGCCGGGACGCGGTGGTCAAGCACGACATCTTCGAACGCGAGATCCGCGATCGCTACCACGTGGTCGGCGTCTTCGACGACCGGATGCAGGTGGTACGCATGTGGCGCGAG
- a CDS encoding polysaccharide lyase family 8 super-sandwich domain-containing protein yields MQVSRRAVLSTVPAAALLAAVGARPATAAVSADFATLMDNMVAMFAGTAESSAHPDVAAKLATIDSTARTWLTAMDQAGPGELFAGWPLGTSDTNLKRTSQSLYEIALATRVPGSALHGDAVVQRRVVDGLARMHGNYYGDQAKGYYGNWFNWEIGISTDVSRTLVLLAAELGAYRPDLAATYVASMDAYLRNGSNGDVDLNSRFHTGANLADITANRILQGAVLGDGARVAKAVADQLTVFATVDPYNLQHGVTDGYYADGSFIQHSSVAYTGSYGKALLTRVVQTIKTLDGTSVAHGDDLMGVVQGWVANGFAPLIFEGYLMEIVKGRAVSRTGTGYADVAQVIEAVVDLSGYARGTDATALRGYVKYLRQSSRASINPTTFVSPVSIVRYADVLADASTVAKDLSAAERSVAFNAMDKHVHRRPGYAFALARSSSRISKYEYMNGENLMPWFQGDGAHYLYLSGQDQTLAYGVDHYTTVSPYRLAGVTAPVESRRTIPQLYGTMWYENPALGFTSSSESQNRYVYFPRGTNAFSGGAVLGAYGVAGLVQSDDFAYAAKQAGDLPDDFVAYRNAGATKSWFMFDNEVVVLAAGVGDGAGRAVTTTVDSRIAAVSDEVVLGGARRDGAAWAGTGTARLAWLRYANATLGTSVGYVFLDHQRATVSLDEVTASRRVVRLSNPDVQVSKRVFSVGYEQPAGAAPTAMAYAIVPNASGQQLRAYAGGPVDVLVNTTRVQAVKHRGLGLTGANAFAAGLHHAGQLAIEGPASVIVRTTSGGVTSVAVSDPTMQRDTVVLTVRGRTMRVMSADPAVRVRPCAGGTRIEVATRHAYGRTFTATLH; encoded by the coding sequence ATGCAGGTTTCGCGTCGTGCCGTGTTGTCCACCGTTCCCGCGGCCGCGTTGCTGGCAGCGGTAGGGGCGCGGCCGGCGACCGCCGCGGTGAGTGCGGATTTCGCCACGCTGATGGACAACATGGTGGCGATGTTCGCCGGCACGGCGGAGTCCAGCGCCCACCCCGACGTCGCCGCGAAGCTGGCCACCATCGACTCGACGGCCCGGACCTGGCTGACCGCCATGGACCAGGCCGGTCCGGGCGAGCTGTTCGCGGGTTGGCCGCTGGGCACCAGCGACACCAACCTCAAACGGACGTCGCAGAGCCTTTACGAGATCGCGCTGGCCACCCGGGTACCGGGCTCGGCCCTGCACGGCGATGCCGTGGTGCAACGGCGGGTCGTCGACGGCCTGGCCCGGATGCACGGGAACTACTACGGCGACCAGGCGAAGGGGTACTACGGCAACTGGTTCAACTGGGAGATCGGCATCTCGACCGACGTCAGCCGGACGCTGGTGCTGCTGGCCGCGGAGCTTGGCGCGTACCGGCCCGACCTGGCGGCGACCTATGTCGCCTCGATGGACGCCTACCTGCGCAACGGCAGCAACGGGGACGTGGACCTGAATTCGCGCTTCCACACCGGCGCGAACCTCGCCGACATCACCGCCAACCGGATCCTGCAGGGCGCGGTCCTCGGCGACGGTGCCCGGGTCGCCAAGGCGGTCGCCGACCAGTTGACCGTGTTCGCCACCGTCGACCCGTACAACCTTCAACACGGTGTCACGGACGGGTACTACGCCGACGGATCCTTTATCCAACATTCATCCGTGGCGTACACCGGGTCCTACGGCAAGGCACTGCTGACCCGCGTGGTGCAGACCATCAAGACCCTCGACGGGACGAGCGTGGCGCACGGTGACGACCTGATGGGGGTGGTGCAGGGCTGGGTGGCCAACGGCTTCGCGCCGCTCATCTTCGAGGGCTATCTGATGGAGATCGTCAAGGGCCGCGCGGTGTCGCGGACCGGCACCGGGTACGCCGACGTGGCGCAGGTCATCGAGGCCGTCGTGGACCTGTCCGGCTACGCCCGCGGCACCGACGCCACGGCGCTGCGGGGATACGTCAAGTACCTGCGGCAGTCCTCCCGGGCATCCATCAACCCCACGACGTTCGTGTCGCCGGTCAGCATCGTCCGGTACGCCGATGTCCTCGCCGACGCTTCGACCGTGGCCAAGGACCTGAGCGCCGCCGAGCGCAGCGTCGCGTTCAACGCCATGGACAAGCACGTCCACCGGCGCCCGGGGTACGCCTTCGCGCTCGCCCGCAGTTCCAGCCGGATCAGCAAGTACGAGTACATGAACGGCGAGAACCTGATGCCCTGGTTCCAGGGCGACGGCGCGCATTACCTGTACCTGTCCGGACAGGATCAGACGCTGGCGTACGGCGTCGACCACTACACCACGGTCTCGCCCTACCGCCTGGCCGGCGTGACCGCCCCGGTGGAGAGCCGGCGCACCATCCCGCAGCTCTACGGCACCATGTGGTACGAGAACCCGGCGCTCGGGTTCACCTCGTCGTCCGAGTCGCAGAACAGGTACGTCTACTTCCCGCGCGGCACCAATGCGTTCTCCGGCGGCGCCGTGCTCGGTGCGTACGGCGTGGCGGGCCTGGTGCAGTCCGACGACTTCGCCTACGCGGCCAAGCAGGCCGGCGACCTGCCGGACGACTTCGTGGCCTATCGCAACGCCGGGGCCACCAAGTCGTGGTTCATGTTCGACAACGAGGTCGTCGTGCTGGCCGCGGGCGTGGGCGATGGCGCGGGCCGGGCGGTGACGACGACCGTCGACAGCCGGATCGCCGCGGTCTCCGACGAGGTCGTGCTGGGCGGGGCACGGCGGGACGGTGCGGCGTGGGCCGGCACGGGTACCGCGCGGCTGGCGTGGCTCCGTTACGCGAACGCGACGCTGGGTACGTCGGTGGGGTACGTGTTCCTCGACCACCAGCGGGCGACGGTCTCCCTCGACGAGGTGACGGCCAGCCGGCGCGTGGTGCGACTGTCCAATCCAGACGTTCAGGTGTCGAAGCGCGTGTTCTCGGTCGGGTACGAGCAGCCGGCCGGGGCGGCGCCCACCGCCATGGCGTACGCCATCGTCCCCAACGCCTCAGGTCAGCAGTTGAGAGCCTACGCCGGCGGACCGGTGGACGTACTGGTCAATACCACCCGCGTCCAGGCGGTCAAGCACCGCGGGCTGGGCCTCACCGGAGCCAACGCCTTCGCCGCCGGGCTCCACCACGCCGGACAACTGGCCATCGAGGGGCCCGCCTCGGTGATCGTGCGGACCACGTCCGGCGGTGTGACATCGGTCGCCGTGTCCGATCCGACCATGCAGCGCGACACCGTCGTGCTGACCGTCCGCGGCCGTACCATGCGGGTCATGTCGGCGGACCCGGCGGTTCGGGTCCGGCCATGCGCCGGCGGCACCCGGATCGAGGTCGCGACTCGGCACGCTTACGGGCGCACCTTCACCGCGACATTGCATTGA
- the rpmE gene encoding 50S ribosomal protein L31, which yields MKPDIHPQYVVTEVTCSCGNTFTTRSTAKSGVIHVETCSACHPFYTGKQRVLDTAGRVAKFQQKYAKAAAKKAK from the coding sequence ATGAAGCCCGACATCCACCCGCAGTACGTTGTGACCGAGGTCACCTGCTCCTGCGGTAACACCTTTACGACCCGCAGCACGGCGAAGAGCGGCGTGATCCACGTCGAGACCTGCAGCGCCTGCCACCCGTTCTACACGGGCAAGCAGCGCGTGCTCGACACCGCCGGCCGGGTCGCCAAGTTCCAGCAGAAGTACGCCAAGGCCGCGGCCAAGAAGGCCAAGTAG